From a single Raphanus sativus cultivar WK10039 chromosome 3, ASM80110v3, whole genome shotgun sequence genomic region:
- the LOC108846424 gene encoding B3 domain-containing protein REM20-like, translating to MSGSEEDDVLPRFSKVFLSQTASESMAIPESFSEHLEDPLPQTAKLQGTGGGVWTVSFKKIRDRAYFTSGWSKFAEDHELKDGEFLTFVYDGSHTFEVSVFGLSGCKEIRAAVESVNLSDVDSDKKEEEEGDDDDPSFDAGEDDEVSQSADTVSNAEVVEGFSNLEVESNPCFTTTLKSRIYELLIPAKVVKKHKLKFGDRIKYIDGEGIMHGVKGKWTDDRIFFKGWNKICRRNRLKEHDTVHCEMLHIRKEVHSIKITVTRG from the exons ATGTCTGGAAGTGAGGAAGATGATGTTCTTCCCCGTTTCTCCAAGGTCTTCCTCTCACAAACCGCTTCTGAATCGATG GCGATTCCAGAGTCTTTCAGTGAGCATCTTGAAGACCCACTGCCACAAACAGCTAAGCTCCAAGGCACAGGGGGTGGTGTTTGGACCGTGAGCTTCAAGAAAATACGTGACCGTGCGTATTTCACTTCAGGGTGGTCCAAGTTTGCAGAGGACCATGAGCTCAAGGACGGAGAGTTCTTGACCTTTGTCTACGACGGTTCCCACACTTTTGAAGTCAGTGTCTTTGGTCTTTCCGGATGTAAAGAGATAAGAGCTGCTGTGGAGTCAGTCAACCTCTCTGATGTTGATTctgacaaaaaagaagaagaagaaggtgatgatgatgatccttcATTCGATGCTGGTGAAGATGATGAAGTCAGCCAGAGTGCTGACACTGTATCTAATGCTGAAG TTGTTGAAGGGTTTTCGAATTTGGAGGTTGAGTCTAATCCTTGCTTTACTACCACCCTCAAGAGCAGGATCTATGAGctg TTGATTCCTGCAAAGGTGGTGAAAAAACATAAGCTTAAATTTGGTGACCGCATCAAGTACATAGATGGAGAAGGGATCATGCATGGGGTTAAAGGGAAATGGACTGATGATAGGATTTTCTTCAAAGGATGGAACAAGATTTGTAGAAGGAACAGGCTTAAAGAGCATGATACTGTCCACTGTGAGATGCTTCACATCAGGAAAGAAGTTCACTCAATCAAGATCACAGTCACACGTGGTTGA